In Ovis canadensis isolate MfBH-ARS-UI-01 breed Bighorn chromosome 15, ARS-UI_OviCan_v2, whole genome shotgun sequence, the genomic stretch attctaacatgtatactatcatgtgaattgaatcgccagtctatgtctgacgcaggatgcagcatgcttggggctggtgcatggggatgacccagaaagatgttatggggagggaggtgggaggggggttcatgtctgggaatgcatgtaagaattaaagattttaaaatttaaaaaataaaaataaataaaaataaaaaaaaataaaaaaaaataaaaatgctttgtttttctaaaaaaaaataaaaaataaaaaaaaactgtattcagataaaattgacaaataacATGCTTATGATATAGGGCATGAAGATTTAATATATGTGTACATTGTGAAATAAGTACTACAATAAAGTTAGTTAACACAGTCATCAATTTACATAGCTATCACTTTGAGTGTGCATACCATGGAAACCCTTAAGAACTCCGCTCTCAGCAAATTTCAGTCTTACAATACACAACTGTTAAGTAGAGTCACAGTGCACATTAGACCCCCAGAACTTACCCATCGAGTAACAGAAGGTCTGTAAACTTTGACCAACATCACCCATTGCCCCCACCTTTCAGCCCGTAGCAACAGCCACTCTACTCTCTATTTCTATGTGCTTGACCAGTTGGATTCCATGTGTTGGTGAGACCGCACAGTACTTGTCTTCCTCTGTATGAATTATTCCATTAGCATTTCCCCCTCACGGTTCTTCCCTATTGTAGCCAATATGACTTCTTCTAACAGGCATGGACTCGTACACTTCAAGATCAGAGGAACTGTCAGATCCTCTGCCTGCTATTTTTTCATCTCCCAAATTGAATCTTTTTCTGATTTGAGTGAATATCCAAAGATGCCTTTCCTTTAGACTGGTTTTagatatttttacttttgaataATAGACCACTATGTGTTATCACATGATGAATTTCAGGCTTCTTATGAATTACTTGACTGTTTAGTTAATACATTATTGATGCTAGCTTATATTTAGTAGTATTTAAACTACAAGATGTATTGTAGTACATAAAGAACTGAAAGGCTCAAAGATCAGTGAACAAAATGCACTGCATATCTTTAGTGTAATTTAAATAGTGCTTGactaaaaactgaacaaaattcACATATTGAAAAAGTCAGTAAAGTTTTCCCCAGAAACTACTACCATGTACAAATTCTGGAAATATAAAGAAGCATGACAGGTGGGGAAATAGAAATATACTTCAAATAGAAATTATGTTTCTCATGTAACCtaccatttaattttaataaatcaaCAATCACCGTatatgtatggatggatgtgtatgtgtgcacatacaaaaagtttaaatttttaaaaccatttatcCTTCAATTTTTTCAGAGTCTGTTTCACATCCTTATTCCTTAGGCTATAAATCAGAGGGTTCAACATGGGAATCACAAGGGTGTAAAACAAAGAGGTCATTTTGTCTTCATCTAGAGAGTAGGATGAACTCGGCCTGAAATACATGAAGAGCATCGTCCCCTGGAAAATTGCCACAGAAGTTAGGTGAGAGATGCAAGTAGAGAAAGCTTTGAACCCCCCTTTGGCAGAGTGGATCTTCAAGACTGATAGGATAATATAACAATAAGAGACAAGAACTCCTGAAACTGTACTCAGTTCAATGAAGCCAAAAGCAGTAAATATCAGTAACTCATTGACCTGTGTGTCTGAGCAAGATAGCAATAGGAGAGGAGCCACATCACAGAAAAAGTGGTTAATCTCATTTGACCCACAGAAGCATAAGCGGAATGCTAATGTCATGTGTATCAAAGTCTCTGCTATACTCACCAGGTAAACCCCTGCCATGAGCAGGGAGCACACCCTGCTGGAcatgctgactgcatagagcaaGGGGCTGCTGATGGCCCTGTATCGATCATAGGCCATCACTGCCAGCAGGAGACACTCACAATCTATAAAGGTATACAGCACCAGTAATTGCAGGGCACAGCCATAGAAGGGAATTGGTTTGTTCTTAGCCAATAGGTCCACCAGCATCTTGGGGCCAACTGCTGTGGAAATGCAGAGGTCACAGAAGGAGAGGTGgctgaggaaaaagtacatgggtgTGTGCAGCTGGGGATCCATCCTAATGAGGGTGATCATTCCCAGATTTGCCAGAAGAGCAATGAGATAAACAAGGAGAAACATGGTAAATAGAATCACTTTGGTCTTGGTGTTATCAGTAattcccaagaaaatgaattcagttAAGGAAGAGCAATTCCCTGTGTCCATTCTTCTTTGCTCTTGTGTAAACTTTTGGAGGAAATGATCAAGAAAATGATACTTGCAAGCCTAACACTTTTCGGCATCTACaaaatgaaataagacagaatattttttctgtaagtgtctttttatacTTAGAAAATTATTCAGTCATGCACCCACTCTTTAAAGAGGCATGGCTTTCTATTCTGCAATAATAAGAAAGTCTCTAAGAAAGACCTTTGAGAAATTGGATGTAAATCTAGATGTCATTCATGAGGTTTTGTTACTTTCTATAAGCTCTTCTCTGAGTGTTAGTTTCTTCATCCCAGGGAGCAGATTTAGAGAAATTTAACTCTTTACCTCTTGAGGAAAACCTAGAAGAGAGAGACACCAGTGTTAGAGAGACCAGACTGTAAGACATAGGACTGAGTATTTATGAGGGCTGACAATAGTCATTTAGATACAAAAAATGATAACGATTTTAATGTTTCTCAAAAAAGTATGATTGGTTTCAGAGCATTTGATTTAGTTCCAGAAACAGTGAGTATATCAATGActagtaataaaaaataattatattcctGGTTTTAGTTTATATTATGATCAGTATTTGCTTGGATGTGAATTAAGTGTTACTGATCtgattttctagaaatttattcttGCTTCCCCACAATGCTCATTACCTCTTTGTGGAGTGGCAGTTGTCAAAAGGTGAATCTCTTTTTACGAGTGGGAAAAAAAGagctaaaagaaagtgaaaacaacagaatttataGTCTGATTCACatcattttagattttaaatggCCCATCAGTTACTAAACTGGAAATAAGATGAGGGATAATAATGTTTCTAAAATGCATAGACTTTCCTCTTTgttatatgtgagtgtgtgtatacattttaatgtttataagAATAGAATGGAAACAATGAACTTTTTCTCCCCTCAGACCTAAGTAAATATGGCATGTGGTTCACATGGGGATGAATttgtacatgtttttatttttattgcagtacCTGCTCTATTTTAATAAAGCAAAACATACTTTAAATTCATGTGTACACTTTTTCAATGataaaaagagtaaatatttcctgtgaagaaaaagcaaaataaaataaataaacagttgcATTGTAGATATTAACAAGTTCAGTTTCTTGTGATTCTGAGGTAGAAATATTTCTAGCCATTGATTTCAGATTTTCATGAGTAGGCAGGCACACAATGGTTCATTTACaaattttttccctcaaaatgtTACATATTTTCTTCTATACTCTTTAAGTTAGGAACTGGAAACCTACCTGAGACTAGCAGGTCTTGACTAGCTGAACAATAAGCAGATGGCCTCTTATTTTACCAGGTACATTGGGACTTAAATCCCTGTGCTACTGCCCCTCTGCTTTGATCTTATGCAAACATTTCCTTAATTGTACTTCTGCTTCTGTATTTTCCCCTGAGAATTCAGAAGCCACTTGGCACAGGCTGAATTTTCATACTTCACTATTGTCATCAAATTGATCTGtgggaaaaagaaaactgcaaattTTTTTGCATGATGTGCTTCACAGTCATCCTGAAATGGTTTCGTCCTTCTTTAGTTAAAGAGTAAACCTACTGAAACTCAAAAGACCTCCCTTCATTATTTCCGTTTAgttagatttgttcatagtgtttAAGAGCCTCCTTCACATCTCATGTAAGGATATGACCACACTTggtccatgttttctttttttactgaaaTGTAATGTGTACATCCTAAAATCCACCCTTCTAATGTATACTGTTCtttgtttttactgtatttttaaggTTCTTAGGTTATCGCCAGTATTTACTTCCACaacattttcattattacaaTAAGATAGCCATATTTATTCGTTGttgctttcccttccttcctccctgagcCCTGGCAACTACTACTTTACTTTCTGATTCTTTGTGCTTTCCAATTCTCGGCCTCcttttaaacagaaatatttgtttttgttgttgttattcttttcATCAGCCTTCTTGTCATCACTGAAATATAttcaaggttcatctatattGCATATTTATCCTTCTTTGAATTTTTGCCATACTTCATCTGTTTTGACAAAATTAGCAGAAATATTGTAAGTCACTTCTGGGTTTTGTCTTGAAGAAGACAGTATGTGAAAGCCATGAATTACTATTACAACTAGCCATATGATTAAACAATGTGGCACATTCTGAGATTACATGAACTAAAAGGGGAGAATTTGGGTTCATCTTTCTAGATATTCTCATCTAATGTCAATTATTAAAGTACTTGCAACCTAGCCAGTCTTTCCACTGAATATTCCATGCAACCTCAGTAAACAcgagaaagaacaaaataaggaGTCAGTGGTCATTCTCTTAAGTTAGTTTTGAAATACAGTTTATGTAGGAAGAGATAACTAGAACACTGTgcaaaaataaatcagagaaacaaGCTTTTGAATATATATAACTGCATGTATATTCAAAGATTGAGGAAAAGTGTTTGAAAActatctatctatgtatatatgtgtgtgtatgtatacacacacacatatatatatatatatatatatatatatatatatatatatatatatctgacaaagaactTGTAGCTAAAGTATATGAACAGTCCTCACagacagtaagaaaacaaacaatctaATAAAAATTGAACAAAGAATTTGAACAAATTTGTTAGGGAATGTTTAGCAGGAGGATTCCTACGTGCTGTTTCTcataaatcctctgttccttagtTTCTGTTGTCAGAAACCAGTGGAGCAGCAAgctgctcccaggactgaggtcatgatATAAGACAGGCTTGAATCTCTttcagtaaacattctctttatgACAAGACTGCTTCGTCTCAATCCTCTTTCTTGAGATgtggattgtctcctgaccttgtgcCCATTACtaatcccttgttcccttggtaatGGTGGCTATACATTtgcttttctgatctttatcattgtcaaaagaaatttcttgtacAGCAGCCTATATATCCTCACAGAAAGATCATTAAAGCACCTtggctccatcagagcttggatccctgtgtctttctttctttctctctctctctgcccctcccttcAGCTCTCTCACTTTCTTATTGttgactctggaccaccaggttccagtccattaaaggaccccaacactAATTAAGTCTCATCAAGAAGATATACACaaagaaactcacttcagacctagagacacatacagactgaaaatgagggGATATAAGAAGATATTCCacatgcaaatgaaaatcaaGGAAGGCTGGAAAAGCAATATTCATAGCAGACAAGATAGACTTTAAAATACAGAATGTtaaaagagacaaggaaagacaCTACACAATGGCCAAGGGATAAATCCATGAATAAGACACAACAAtcgtaaatatatatgcacccaacacaggaacacttcaatatataaggcaaatgctaatatCTTTAAAAGGGGAAATTAGCAGTAACACAATAGTGGGGAACTTTAACACTCAAATTACACCAATGGATGGATCACCCAGgcagaaaattaataagtaaaccAATTCTTAAATAACACAATAGACCAGATAGCTTTGATATTTGTAGGACATTTCATCTGAAagaagcagaatacacattcatcTCAAGTAAACATGGAACATTTTCTACAATAGATCATATCATGGATCACAAAGCAAGACttcataaacttttaaattttaaaataataacaagcaTCTGTTTCCAATGACAATATGAGAAATCCATTACAAGATAaagctgtaaaaaacacaaacatatggaagcTAAACTCTATGTGACTAAAcagccaatatcactgaagaaaacaaagaggaaataaaaaaaaaatacttagagaCAAATGTCCAAAAAAAAGACAATCCAAAACCTAAGGTGCTCAGCTAAAACAGTTCTAAGAAGGCAGCCTAttgcaatacaatcttacctcaggaaacaagaaaaatcacaaataaacaaCCTTACattacatctaaagcaactagagaaagaataaacaaaacccGAAGTTAATAGAAGGAACCAAAACATAAGGATcagagcataaataaatgaaaaacataaaatcataACAAAGCtcagtgaaactaaaagctggttctttaagaatATAAAGTTGATAAACCTTCAGTCAGATTCATcaagagaagcaaagagaagactcaagtcaataaaattagaaatgaaagatgagaagTAACAACTGACATTACAGATATTTTCCATCAGTCATCAGTAATGTGTAAGAGGGATGTGCTatggaaagaagaaggaaagttaGTGATGAGGACTGAAGTAGACAGCCTAGAATACATCACAGTCTTTTGACATGCCGTTCCCTATTTTTGTGGAATTTCAAGAATTTTCATGGAATAGAAGAGTATCTCCATGCCATTGCCACAACTTGGATTTGAATTGTGAATTTCCTAAAAAAACACTCAGTTCTTCTTTAAGTTATCCAATTCCAGATGAGGAAGTTGATTTTAATCAAATGTTGTCTGCTGCAATACTATTTTTGACTTCCATTTaattggctttttttcttttttttatatttattagatCCAATAAAATGGACCAATATGTAGGTCGCATCAGTCTTTAGATGCTGTAATATACATCTGACATTTGAATGGAGACAAATTAACTAGATTACATGTTTATTTACTGCACAATACCTGCCAATCCACTGATGCCCTGTTTGCCTTAGACTTTAATTTTCAGACATATTTTCAGTTAGGCTGCCTTTTATGAGCAACACTTTCAAAAGAATTCAGTGAAATGATAAAATATGGTAGAAATAGAAACCTATAcatcttttataaaataagacTTTCATAAGTTTGTAGCTTTTTTTCCTAACATGCCATAATGTTTCTAAATGCCCTTAAATCTTTTATCCCATGATGATTTTGTGGCTCATTTATTGCTAAACTGCTTAGTTCATTAATGTCTACTACTAGTATAAGCTTGAATTCATTAGTATAGACCATATAAGATgtactataaaatataaaaaacctgAGTTCTGAAAgattgctcagtaaatctttgatTTACTTTATGACAAAACCTTTAAGACATTGCATAATGTTTTAGTGAGACTGAAATAATGTTTGAATGACAAGTGAACCAAAAATTAGCATAAGTAGAAAAgtcaaaatgtttttcaaaaacagTAAGTGCCATATATAAACCCTGCCCACATACTGAGCATGATATCTGATGAAATCTGCACTATTTCTTAACAGTGAagctgtgcttagtcacacagtcgtgtctgactctttgcgaccccatggattgtagcccaccaggctcttctctctatagagattctccaggcaagaatactggagtgggttgccatttcctcttccagcctTAACAGTGGAGTTTAATACAAATAATTATTCACTTAGGAACTTGAGAAAATTGTTTCTCACGTGTCATGccataaaattttaattccaaAATTACGATATATGTGTGGTTGTGTCCACATATGCATagtataaatgtttaaaaatatagtttagcTTTCGATTTTACTAAGGCCTCTTTTACATCCTTGTTCCATAGGCTAAATATCAGAGGGCTTAGCAGGGGAATCACACGAGTGTAAAACAAAGAGGTCATTTTGTCTTCATCTAGACAGTAGGATGAACTTGGTCTGAAATACATAaagagcagagttccctggaaAATCGACACTGCAGTTAAGTGGAAGGTGCAGGTGGTAAAAGCTTTGACTTTCCCCTCAGCAGAGTGGATCTTCAAGACTGAAAGgatgatataaaaataagagCAAGGACTCCTGAAATAGTACTCAGTTAAATAAAACCCAAAGCAGTGAATATCACTAACTCCTTGACCTGTGTATCCGAGCAGGacgggggggaaaaaaatggaggtAAACCACAGAAAAAAATGGTTAATCACATTTGACCCACAGAAACATACATGGAATGGTAATGGTGTGTGAATCTGAGAAACTGTTAtcaccaccaggaaaaccccagaTATGAGCAGGGAGCAGACCCTGCTGGACATGCTCACTGAATAGAGCAAAGGATTGCTAATGGCCTTGTCCCAGTAACAGGCCATCATTGACAACAAGAAACACTCAGAATTGGCAAAGATACGGAAGACCAAGAATTGCAGAGCACAGCCATAGAAAGAGATTGACTTGTTGGCAAATCGGTCCACCATCATCTTGGGGCTGATAGCTGTGGAACAGCAGAGGTTACAGAAGGAGAGGTGgctgaggaaaaagtacatgggtgTGTGCAGCTGGGGATCCATCCTAATGAGGGTGATCATTCCCAGATTTGCCAGAAGATTGATGAGATAAACAAGGAGAACCATGGTAAATAGGGTCAATTTGTTCACAGTGTTATCAGTAATTCCCAAGAAAATGAACTCAGCCACAGAGGAGCACTTGTCTGTCTATCCTTCTTTGTTCTTGTCTaaactcttagaaaaatattttaaaaacccaaataaCGAAGATACATGGATAGGTAACACTTCTGCACATCCCCAAAATATCATAAGGCAGAACATGTTTCTTTCTACAATTGTGTTTTTGTATTCAGAAAATCATCCAGTCATGTGCTCACTCTTTAAAGAG encodes the following:
- the LOC138420563 gene encoding olfactory receptor 5W2-like, producing the protein MDTGNCSSLTEFIFLGITDNTKTKVILFTMFLLVYLIALLANLGMITLIRMDPQLHTPMYFFLSHLSFCDLCISTAVGPKMLVDLLAKNKPIPFYGCALQLLVLYTFIDCECLLLAVMAYDRYRAISSPLLYAVSMSSRVCSLLMAGVYLVSIAETLIHMTLAFRLCFCGSNEINHFFCDVAPLLLLSCSDTQVNELLIFTAFGFIELSTVSGVLVSYCYIILSVLKIHSAKGGFKAFSTCISHLTSVAIFQGTMLFMYFRPSSSYSLDEDKMTSLFYTLVIPMLNPLIYSLRNKDVKQTLKKLKDKWF